The genome window GCAGCCACCGCGCGCGTTCCGCGTTATGGTGAGCGCACGATGACGACCAGGCAGACGTTGGTGTTCCGGTTCGCCCCGATGCTGGCGATGGTGGGGTTCGTGCTCATCTTCGGCTACAACTGGGTCGTCATGAAGGTCGGCGTCGCCGACATTCCGCCGTTCGCGTCCGCCGCGGCGCGTGCGCTCATCGGGGCCGCGACCCTGTTCGTCGTCATGCTCGCGATGCGCCGCTCGCTGCGGCCGCCCGCCTGGCGCCCCACCGTCGTGGTCGGACTGCTGCAGACGACGGGGATGCTGGCGCTGGCGACGTGGGCCGTCGTCTCCGGACCGTCGGGGAAGGCGGCGGTCTTGGTCAACAGCATGCCGCTGTGGATCCCGCTCTTCGCGTGGCCTCTGCTGGGCGAGCGCGTCGGCGCACGCTGGACGGCGATCGTCGTCGGCGTGCTCGGCATGGCGCTGATGATCGACCCGCGCAGCCCGACCGGTTGGCTCAGCGATCTTTCGGGCCTTTGCGCCGCGGTGGTATGGGCGGCGGCGGCCGTGGTGACGCGGCAGGCGCACCACGACGAAACGTTCGATCCCCTCTCCTTCACCGCGTGGCAAGTGCTCATCGGCAGCGTGCCGCTGATCGCGCTGGCGCTGATCGTGCGCGGTGCGACGCCGCTCCTCACCACCTCCGCACTGCTCTCCGTCGCCTATAACGGCGTGTTGGCCACGGGTCTCGCGTTCGCGCTCTTCACGTACGCGATCAAACGGCTACCGTCGTCGGCCGTCGGCGCCGCTTCCTTGAGCGTGCCGATCGTCGGCGTCGCGGCTGCCTGGCTGCAGCTCGGCGAACGTCCGTCGGCGCTCGAGTGGAGCGGCATGGCGTGCGTCGTCGGCGCGCTCTACTTGATGGCCCATCCCGTCACGCTTCGCCGTACGCGCTCCCCCGAGCTGGCGCTGCCGCCGCACGTCTGAAGAAAGAGGAAGTGGTCGTGGAACTCACCGAGATCGACCGGACGAACATTCGCCTTTCGCGCATCGGCTTGGGCACGTGGGCAATCGGTGGCTGGATGTGGGGCGGGCCCGACGACGAGGCCGCCATCGCGACGATTCGGCGCGCGCTCGACCTCGGCGTCACGCTGATCGACACGGCGCCGGCGTACGGACAAGGTCACGCTGAAGAAGTCGTCGGCCGGGCGCTCGAAGGCAGGCGCGCGGGGGCGGTCATCGCGACGAAGGTGGGCCTCGAATGGGACGAGCACGGGACGCCGCACCGCAACGGCTCCGCTGCGCGAATCCGAGCCGAAGTCGAAGACTCGCTGCGGCGCCTGCGTACCGACTACATCGACGTCTACCAGGTGCATTGGCCCGATCCCGACACGCCGATGGAAGAGACGGCGCGTGCGATGGGATCGCTCTACGAGGCGGGCCTCATTCGCGCGGTGGGCGTGAGCAACTTCTCGCCGGCGCAGATGAGCGAATTCGCGAAGTTCGCGCCGCTGCATACCGTGCAACCCCCATACAACCTGTTCGAACGCGAGGCCGAGCGTGACGTGCTCCCGTTCGCACGCCGGCACGAACTGACCACGCTGACCTACGGCGCCCTCTGCCGCGGGCTGCTGAGCGGGACGCTGACCGCGCAGACCAGATTCACCGGTGACGATCTGCGGCGTGTCGACCCGAAGTTCCAACCGCCGCGTTACGAGCAGTACCTGCGCGCCGTCGCGCGCCTGGACCAGCTCGCGCGCACGCGCTTCGGCAAACGGGTGATCCACCTCGCGCTGCGGTGGGTACTCGGCCAGCCGGGCGTCGGCGCGTCCCTCTGGGGCGCGCGGAAGCCCGATCAGCTGAGCGCGTTGCCGGGAGCGCTCGACTTCACCCTCGACGACGCGACGAAAGCCGACATCGACCGCATCGTGGCGGAAGAAGTCCACGATCCGGTCGGTCCCGAGTTCATGGCTCCGCCGCTTCACGCGACGGTGAGCGGCGGAGGACGGTTCAGACGCTCTGCTTCTTGTGCGCGCAGCTGAAGTAGTCGGGCCGGCCGTGCACGGGCGTGCAGGTGACCTCCATGTGCCGCGACACGTGATGATCGTGGCGACAGGACGCTTCTTTGCAGATTGCGCCTTGGTTGGTGGCGTCACACTGCGGGCCGGGATGCTCGTGCACTTCGGTTTCCATCGTCGGTGCGGTCATGTCGAGAGCTCCTCTGCGGGATCGGTGAGGGCTCGATTCTATCATCGGGGACGGCGAAAGTCTGCCAAGCGACAGTGGACAATTCGTATCCCGTGAGCAGTGTGTGGCGCGCGGACGATGAGCGATCGGGGACGCTCGGCAGCCTCCTCAAACGGTGTCGCGCCCGCCTCGAGCCGGACTGCCGTTCGTTCGGCCCACATTTGCGCCTCCCGGTTCGCGTGGGGAAGGCGGTCACGCAGGAAGAGCTCGCCGAGGCCGTCGGGATCAGCCGCCAGTGGTACGCAATGCTGGAGAACGAGCGCCCGCCGCGCGTCTCGGCCGCGCTGCTCGCACGTCTCGCCGAGGCGCTCGTGATGGATCGTACGGAGCGCGACGAGCTGTTCCGGCTCGCGCTCCCCGAGCTCCGTTCCGCGCAACTGACGGATCGCTCGCGCGCGCTGCTGGGGATCCTGCGACCGCTGCGACGGCTCACGCGACACTTGTTGGCTGCCACCTCGGAAGCGGAGGTGCTCACGATGATCTGCGAGCACGCGATGACGGAGTTGCGCCCCGACCTCGCGGTGGGCCGAACGCGAGTCGGCGTCGGCCGCTGGGAGTATGCGGGGGCGGGCGACGACTCCGGCGGCGAGCGCGTGCAGCGGCTCGACGAGTTGCTTCGCGAGCGCAAGGGAGAAGCGGCCGTCGATCACGCGCTGTGCTACCCGGTCATCGCCCAGCCCGGCGAGATCCTGACCCGCTACGAACGCGACCATCGTCTCCCGGACCAATCGGCGACCGATCGCGGGGAGCTCGATGCCGTGGGTTGGCCCGACCTCTCGTTTGCGATCGCGTGCGTTCGAACCCCGCGCGGCTTCGTCGGTCGCGTCCTGCTCGTTCACCAGAGCGGTCACGAATACTCCGAGACCGAACGCGCGGAGCTGAGCACGCTCGCGGAGTTGGCATCGCTCGTTTTGCGCTGACGCGGCAGCGCGCGCGTTACCGCTGCGGCGTCAAGGCGAGATAGGCTCCGACGACGTCGCGATCGCCGAAACCCGCGGCCAGCGCACGGTCCCATTGGCCCGCAACCGAGTCCGCTGCCGGCAGCTGCTGATGCCGTCGCTGCGCCTCATCGATTGCGAGGTGCAGGTCTTTGGCCGCGAGTGCGAGCGAGAAATCCGGATCGAACGCGTCGTGTTCGATTCGGTCGAGCTTCGCCAGCGCCCAGGGCGCGTTGAGGGCGGTGCTGGCGAGACACGCGGAGACGTCGCTCAACGCGAGGCCCAAGGACTGCGCCAGCGCGGCCGTCTCGGCGATCCCTTCGCCGAGTATGGCGAGCCACGTGTTGAGCACCAACTTCATACGGGAACCGGTTCCGGGTTGGTCCCAACGTATCGTCTTCTTCCCGAGCGCCGCGAACACGGGCTGCAGCGTATCGAGCGCCGCGGGCGCACCGGATGCGAGGATCAGCAACGCTCCCTGCTCGGCGACGCCTTTGGACCCCGAGACGGGCGCGTCGACGAACTGGACGCCGGGTCCGTGCTCCGCCGCGAGCGCGATCGCGCGTTCCGTCCCTTCGACCCCGATCGTGCTCATCTGGAGCCAGATCGCGCCGCTGCGCATCGCCGCCAGCGCCCGCGGCATCGTCTCTTCGAGCGAAGCGATCGTCGGGACCATGGTGAGCACGACGTCCGCGCCGCGCACCGCGTCTTCGGGGGAGCTCGCAACCTGGACTCGGGACCGGTCGTCACCGAGCCGTTCGATCGCCGCCGGCGATCGATCCCAGACGCGAACCTGCATGCCCGCGCCGAGCAAGCGCCGGACGAAGGCCGTTCCCATCGTCCCCGTTCCGAGAACCGCGATGTCGAATGCTGCCATGGTCCCCGGAGCGTAGCACGGCCGAAAACACCGGGCTGCAAAGCCTGGCTTTACATCGCGGTCGGGCGTGGAGTCTCCACCAGGCGATCGAGCGCCGCGCCCAGCGCTGCGACGAACGCAGCGGCGCTTCCCTCCACGAACGCCGGCTCGGCGGGATCGGGCGGCGTAGCCGACGGGTTCGGCCACGCGGGGTCGTCGTCGATCATGTTCGACAAGCGGTCGAGCGTCTGGCCCACGCCGGCAACGACCGCCGCACCGGGCTGGTCGCGCGGTGCGCAGGCGGCGTTGCGCGCGTAGTACGTGCACAACTCGACGGAGCGCAGCCAGAGCCGCGCGAAGCGTGAGGCGCCGGCGAACGTCGGCCCGGAGCGGAGCGGCCGCACGCGCGTGCGCAGGCGCCGTACGGCGGCGTCGAAGCGACGGCTCGCGCTCTGCGCGTCAGCGACTCCCCCGCCGGCGATGGTGTCGATGCCATCCCGTAACGCTTGCAGCGCTGCGCGCGCGTCGGCGCGGAAGATACGTCGCGTCGAGGTCGGGAGGATCACGAAGGCGGCGAGGCCACCGCAGACGACGCCCGTCGCGACTTCGAACAGCCGCGTGAGCAGGACCCCTTCCGTGAACCGGCCGAGCAGCTCGTAGATCATCACCAGGCACACCGTCACGAAGAACCACGCGACGCCGAGGCCGACGCGTAGAAAATAGGCCGCGAACAGCAAGCCCAGAAAGAGCACGACGCTTTCGAGGGTGACGTCGTGCCGCACGAGCAAGCCGGCCCCGGTGCCCACGACGACGCCCAGCACGGTCCCGAGAAAAGCCGCCCAGGCGCGCGCCAGCGTTTCGCCGGCCGACGTCGTTCCGGTGTAGACGACGAACGTCGTCAGGACCGCCCAGTACCAGCGATCCGGCGCGATGCGCTCGCCCAGAACGATCGCGAGAGCCGCGGCGAGGGTCACTTGGATCGCTTGCCGCGTCGACGGTCGCAGCCGGTAGGCGACGGCATCGCCCGACTTCGTTGCTTCCGTGACGATGGCATTTCGTTGCGGGCTCGATGCATTCGGGTCGCCGGCGGCGGACGGCGTGACGTGATGAACCTCCGCGATCACCTCCGCCAGTGCACGATCCGTCGCCGCTCGATGGCCTCGGTCCGCGTCGAGGCCGACGTGCACCACGGTCCAATTCTCCGCGGCCACCTCGGTGCGGAAGATGAGGTCGTCGAACATCCCCGCGACGACGCCTTGCTCTTGCACGGCGAGCATCGTTTCGTTGACGCGAGCGTTGTTCATGACGACGAGCGCCGCGCGGTCGTCCGCCGACGCGGGACGCGCGGTCTCTTCCAGGACGAGGCGCAGCTGCGCGCGGACGGCTTCGATCACCCAAAACAGCGAGCCGCGCCGGTGTTTGGGCAATACGACGAATCGCGTAAAGAACGTCGATGCCGTCCCCAGGACGAGCGCCCCGGCGAGCGCCGGCAACAGCGCCGTTTGCGCTTCCACGAACAGCCCGAAGAAATACGCGAACGTCGCGACGATGCCCAGCGCCGTCCAGCGCGGTCCGTAGCGCCGAATGTAAATGCTGACGAACAGCACGACCAAGAACACGAGGTCCTCGTGAAGGACGTCGCCCATCGTCGCGCTCGCCAGCGCTAATCCGCCGATCGCGGGCAGCGGGACGAGCGCGGTCGTCAGCCGCCGGCACGCGACGGTGACGTCGTTCACCGCGATGCCGCTGATCCAGCTCGCGATCGCGCCGACCAGCACGACCACCTGCGCGCCGCCGTGCCGATCGGCGAACGCGAGCAGGACGACCGTCGTCAGGGCGACGGCGGCCGTCGTGCGGGCGGCCGTGTCGAGCCGCGCCAGACCGGGATCCGCGATGAGAACGCGGTCCCGGATGCGCTCGCCCATACTCGCTAGAAGCGCCATCTGCCCCTCCCGTGCTAGACTGGCGTATGGGCGCCCTGCGCACAACATCCTTCGCGGCGACCGTGGTGCTCGCACTCTGCTCGACGACGGTCTCGGCGCGCGGTCAGAGCGTGCTCGAGTCACGCGGCGTTCCCGCGGTGGTCATCCTCGATCCCGGTGCGGCCGCGGTGTCGGCGCCGAGCCGCACGCTGGGCCGCCTGCTCCAGCGTGCCGGGTTCGCGACCCTCACGGTGACGCGCGACCCGCTCGGCGGCGCCGCCGTCCTCGCACGCCGGCCGTCGGTGCGCGGCGACGACGTCGCGATCGTCGGCTACGGAAGCGGGGCGTCGACGGTCCTCGCGACGATCGTCGAGCGCTACGCCCTCGCTGTTGCGCACCGGCCCGTCTTTCGATCCGCCGTGGCGTTCGCACCGGTATGCGCGCGCCGCTATGGAGATTGGATCGGCCGGTCGCTGGCGGGCCAGGCCGGTCGGGGTTCGACCGGTGCGCCGCATCAGGGCGACGTCGCGCGCAGCGGACTGTATCGCACGGCGACGCCGCTCCTGATCGTCGGCGGCCAAGCGCAGTGCCGCGAGCTGGCGCGCGATTCGTACATGCACGAGTATTTCGTCCGCTACGCGAGCGACGACGCCTCTGCCGGCGTGCAGTCGTTCCTTGCGCAGAACGCGCAGTATACCGACGTTTCGTTCCCGTCCACCCAGCCGGGCACCACGTTGACCGGCGAGCTCACGCGGCCCGCCGGTTCGGCGAGCGTGCCGACGATCATCATCTCGCCGGGCACCGCCGGCATCGAAGGCTTTTCGTTTTGGGAGCGCCCGTGGGCCCGGCGCCTGCGCGATCTCGGCTACGCGTCGCTCATCGTCGACAGCTACCTCTCGCGCGGCTCCGCCTGGAAGAACCACTGGCGGATCGACGCGCGCGCGACACGCGCGCGCGACCTGCTCGACGCGCGCGCGTATCTCGCCGCGCAGCCGTTCGTCGCGGCGTCATCCATCGGGCTCCTCGGGCGCTCGAGCGGTGGGACGACGATCTTCGCGGCGATCGTTCAGGACGCGAACGCGCCGGCGAGTCCACCGCCCTTTGGGCTCGAGAGCCCGCCGCCGTTCGCGGTGGCGGTCATCGACTACGGCTACTGCCAGCTTGCCTACGGCGATTGGCCCGGAGGCGTGCCGGCACCCAGCGCCGCCATCGGGTACCGCACGACGGTTCCCGTGCTGCTCCAAGTCGGCGCGGACGATACCACGGTGTCCGCCGCCGCCTGCGGAGCGCTGGCGCGAAGCGCGCACCAGGTCGGCACTCCCCTCACGCTCGTGGTCTATCCGGACGTCGGCCATCGTTTCGACGCCGGGGTCGTCGAAACGCCGCCGGCCACCGTCCGCGCCTCGATCCAGCGCATCACGTCGTTCCTGGAAACGCAGCTCCGCGGTGCGCGCTAGTCGCATGCACGGTCCTCACGGCCCGCTCATGGCGGGCTTGTTGGCAACGCTCATCGGCGGGTGCGCGGGCAGCAGCGGCCGCGCCGCCGCGATCGCGGCGGCGACCGCGAGTCCGACGCTAGCGGCCGTCGGTGTCGGCGCCCCGGGCGAGTCCTCGTCGGCGATCCAGCACACGCTCGGCAACCAGACCTTCACCGCCACCAACGTCAACGGCACCGGGACCATCCCCGTTTTCGCGGCCAGCGCGGTCGTCGCGCCGCATCCCGGCATCACCCGCGTCGTCGTGATCGTCCACGGCGAGCAGCGCGACGCGGGCCAGTACTACGACGACGTGACCGACGCCGCGACCGACGCCGGCGCCGAGGCGAACGGCGCCTTCATCGTGGCGCCGCAGTTCCTGAACACGACCGACGTGGACGATCCGCAGAACGCCGCGACGCTGCCCTCGACGACGCTCGGCTGGCGTGTCGACGAGTACAGCGACGGCAAGGATGCCCAGATCCCGGCCGCCGTCAGCGCGTTCGACGTGCTCGACGACCTGGTGGCCGCCTTCACCAACCGCGCCGACTACCCGAACCTGCAGACGATCGTCATCGCCGGTCATTCGGGCGGCGCGCAGCTGGTGGGCCGCTACGCGATCGTCGGCACCGGATACGAGAGCGCGATCGGCGCCGGGTACGCCGTGCGCTTCGTCGTGGCGAGTCCGTCGAGCTTCCTCTACTTCGACGCCGACCGTCCGCGCCACGGCAGCTACGAACCCGGCAACGCGACCGCGTGTCCGACGTTCAACTCCTGGCGCTACGGTTTCGGTTCGGCCCCGCGCTATGTCGGCGGCGCCGACCCGTCTCAGCTGTGGCAGCGCTTCGTCGGGCTGAACGTCACCTATCTCTCGGGTCCGCGCGACACCAAGCGGAACGGCTCGATCGACCAGTCGTGCGGCGCCGAGGACGAGGGCGTCGACCGCATCGACCGCGCGCTCAAGTACTACGGATACCTGACGTTCCGCAACGGCGGCACGCCGATTCAACTGGAGCACGTCGTGCAAGGCGTCGGGCACGACGACCACGCCATGTTGACCTCGGCGCCGGCGATCGCCGCGCTCTTCGGTCCCTGACCGGGCGCTTCAGGACGACGGCCCGATGCGCGTGATAGCGAAGTCCCGGAAACCCAGCGCCTCGGCGGCCGGCTCGCGGCCGTTCGCGGCGGCGACGATCCACGCGAAGATCTCGTCGCCGACATTCTCGAGCGTGCGCGTTCCGCTCAGAACCGTCCCCGCGTCGACGTCCATGTTCTCGCGCATCCGCTCGAAGAGCGGCGTGTTGGTCGCGACCTTGATCACGGGCGCGATCGGCGAACCCGTCGGCGTTCCGCGCCCGGTCGTGAAGACGACGATCTGCGCTCCGCCCGCCACCATGCCGGTGAGCTGCTCGATGTCCTGACCGGGCGTGTCCATCACCACCAGGCCGCGCTCCGAGGGCCGCTCCGCGTACTCGACGACCTCGCGCAGCGGCGTGGAACCGCCTTTGTAGGCGGCGCCCAGCGACTTCTCTTCGATGGTGGTGATACCGCCGGCGATGTTGCCTTGCGTCGGATTGCCGTAGCGCATGTCGACGCGCATCGTGCGCGCACGAGCCTCGACCCGCTCGATCAGCTCGTAGAGCTTGGCCGCGACCGGCGGCGTCGCTCGCGCGCCGAGCAGATGCTCCGCGCCGACCAGCTCGGGCACCTCGGCCAGAATCACCGTTCCGCCTTCGCCGACGACGCGGTCGCTGGCGTGGCCGAGCGCCGGATTGGCGGTGATCCCGGAGAAGCCGTCGCTCCCGCCGCACTCGGTCCCGACGATCAGCTCGCTCACCGAGCACGTCGTGCGCGCATAGCCCGCGACCTCGGCGAGCAGCGAGCGCGCTAACTCGATGCCGCGCGCGATCGTCTCGGTCGTGCCGCCGGCGTCTTGGATGCCCAGGACCTCGACCCGCTGCCCGCGCGCGACGATCCCGGCGGCGAGCGCCTGCGACTCGTTCGTCTCGCAGCCCAGGCCGACGATCAGGACGGCTGCGACGTTCGGGTTGGCGGCGAACCCGGCCATGGTGCGCTGCGTCTGCTCGAAGTCGGCGCCGACCTGCGAGCGCCCGGCCGGGTGCGTGACGGTGACGGCCTCCGGAACCGCCCGTCCGATCCGCTCGACGACGTGGTTCGCGTCCATCACCGCTGGGAGCACTAGGACGTGATTGCGGATCCCAACCCGCCCGTCGGGGCGCCGGTAGCCCTGGAACGTCGTCATGACGCTACTTTTTCTCGATCGTGAAGCCGAGCTCTTCGAGCACTTTGACGGCGCCGGATTTGCCGCCCTCGAAATCGGCCGAGGCCAGCTTCTCGCCGGTGGCCAGTTCGTAGGCCACGCCCAAGATTGCTTTGGGCGGGTAGCGGTGCTTGTTCACCACCAAATCGTAGGTCGTGGTCGGACCGAACCCGCTCTGCGCGAAGAATCGGTCCGCTCCCACCTTGTCGTACTCGTGGATCGCGCGCACCACGTGATCGCGAGTCACGCGGGACCAGGTTATCACCATGTGCTCATCCTCAGTCGGGTGCCGGTGCCCACGCCAGGTCCGAGGCGGGTACGTCGAGCAGCAGGTTGAGGTCGTCGTCGCGGAGGTCGAAGACCCAGACGTCCCGGTGCGCGCGCCGGTCGATGACCGCGAACGCGTGACCTGCCGCGAACGTCCCGTCTTTGTTCGAAAGCGGGCGGACGATGGTAACGCGGTCGCCGACGTCGATCTCGCGAGGTGTGAACATCTGCCCTCCAGCGCAGGCCCCACGTTGCGTTTTCCATACCTTCCGAACGCCTCCCCTGCCACGAGCGCGCCCTTCTTCGCTTAGGGAGGGAGTGGCAGGGGCGGCATCGGGAAGGTACTCCTCACCCCCTAGTGTCATCGAGGGAAAATGCACGTGAAGGAAGTCGATCCGACCGTAAAGCCGTCGGGGACGGGTTGCGTCGAGTGCCTCGCCTCCGGCAGCTGGTGGCTGCATCTGCGGCGCTGCACCGCGTGTGGGCACATCGGGTGCTGCGATAACTCGCCGAACCAGCACGCCCGCAAACACGTGCACGAGAGCGGTCATCCGATCATCGCGAGCTTCGAGCCGGGCGAAGACTGGTTCTACGACTTCCGCTCGGACCAGATGTTGCCGACCCAACCGCTGGCGCCGCCGCTTTCACATCCCGCCGATCAGCCGGTCCCGGGCCCACGCGGACACGTCCCTCACGACTGGGAAGCGCGCCTCCACCCGTAGCGCACGGCGCGGCTCGAGGATCGGGACGAGAGACTCACCATCGCGGCTGCTCGTCGCCGATCGTTGCGTCGTACCAATGCACGAACGCGAACAGGAACAGCAGCCCGGCGCCGATGAGTATCGCGGTCACCGCCGCGGCGTAGACGCCCGCCAACAGCTCGCCCGGCACGACAATCGCGTTCGCTGTCAATGCCAGCGCGGTG of Candidatus Sulfotelmatobacter sp. contains these proteins:
- a CDS encoding aldo/keto reductase, with amino-acid sequence MELTEIDRTNIRLSRIGLGTWAIGGWMWGGPDDEAAIATIRRALDLGVTLIDTAPAYGQGHAEEVVGRALEGRRAGAVIATKVGLEWDEHGTPHRNGSAARIRAEVEDSLRRLRTDYIDVYQVHWPDPDTPMEETARAMGSLYEAGLIRAVGVSNFSPAQMSEFAKFAPLHTVQPPYNLFEREAERDVLPFARRHELTTLTYGALCRGLLSGTLTAQTRFTGDDLRRVDPKFQPPRYEQYLRAVARLDQLARTRFGKRVIHLALRWVLGQPGVGASLWGARKPDQLSALPGALDFTLDDATKADIDRIVAEEVHDPVGPEFMAPPLHATVSGGGRFRRSASCARS
- a CDS encoding NAD(P)-dependent oxidoreductase; this translates as MAAFDIAVLGTGTMGTAFVRRLLGAGMQVRVWDRSPAAIERLGDDRSRVQVASSPEDAVRGADVVLTMVPTIASLEETMPRALAAMRSGAIWLQMSTIGVEGTERAIALAAEHGPGVQFVDAPVSGSKGVAEQGALLILASGAPAALDTLQPVFAALGKKTIRWDQPGTGSRMKLVLNTWLAILGEGIAETAALAQSLGLALSDVSACLASTALNAPWALAKLDRIEHDAFDPDFSLALAAKDLHLAIDEAQRRHQQLPAADSVAGQWDRALAAGFGDRDVVGAYLALTPQR
- a CDS encoding helix-turn-helix domain-containing protein — encoded protein: MWRADDERSGTLGSLLKRCRARLEPDCRSFGPHLRLPVRVGKAVTQEELAEAVGISRQWYAMLENERPPRVSAALLARLAEALVMDRTERDELFRLALPELRSAQLTDRSRALLGILRPLRRLTRHLLAATSEAEVLTMICEHAMTELRPDLAVGRTRVGVGRWEYAGAGDDSGGERVQRLDELLRERKGEAAVDHALCYPVIAQPGEILTRYERDHRLPDQSATDRGELDAVGWPDLSFAIACVRTPRGFVGRVLLVHQSGHEYSETERAELSTLAELASLVLR
- a CDS encoding UxaA family hydrolase; this translates as MTTFQGYRRPDGRVGIRNHVLVLPAVMDANHVVERIGRAVPEAVTVTHPAGRSQVGADFEQTQRTMAGFAANPNVAAVLIVGLGCETNESQALAAGIVARGQRVEVLGIQDAGGTTETIARGIELARSLLAEVAGYARTTCSVSELIVGTECGGSDGFSGITANPALGHASDRVVGEGGTVILAEVPELVGAEHLLGARATPPVAAKLYELIERVEARARTMRVDMRYGNPTQGNIAGGITTIEEKSLGAAYKGGSTPLREVVEYAERPSERGLVVMDTPGQDIEQLTGMVAGGAQIVVFTTGRGTPTGSPIAPVIKVATNTPLFERMRENMDVDAGTVLSGTRTLENVGDEIFAWIVAAANGREPAAEALGFRDFAITRIGPSS
- a CDS encoding FUSC family protein encodes the protein MGERIRDRVLIADPGLARLDTAARTTAAVALTTVVLLAFADRHGGAQVVVLVGAIASWISGIAVNDVTVACRRLTTALVPLPAIGGLALASATMGDVLHEDLVFLVVLFVSIYIRRYGPRWTALGIVATFAYFFGLFVEAQTALLPALAGALVLGTASTFFTRFVVLPKHRRGSLFWVIEAVRAQLRLVLEETARPASADDRAALVVMNNARVNETMLAVQEQGVVAGMFDDLIFRTEVAAENWTVVHVGLDADRGHRAATDRALAEVIAEVHHVTPSAAGDPNASSPQRNAIVTEATKSGDAVAYRLRPSTRQAIQVTLAAALAIVLGERIAPDRWYWAVLTTFVVYTGTTSAGETLARAWAAFLGTVLGVVVGTGAGLLVRHDVTLESVVLFLGLLFAAYFLRVGLGVAWFFVTVCLVMIYELLGRFTEGVLLTRLFEVATGVVCGGLAAFVILPTSTRRIFRADARAALQALRDGIDTIAGGGVADAQSASRRFDAAVRRLRTRVRPLRSGPTFAGASRFARLWLRSVELCTYYARNAACAPRDQPGAAVVAGVGQTLDRLSNMIDDDPAWPNPSATPPDPAEPAFVEGSAAAFVAALGAALDRLVETPRPTAM
- a CDS encoding prolyl oligopeptidase family serine peptidase; its protein translation is MLDWRMGALRTTSFAATVVLALCSTTVSARGQSVLESRGVPAVVILDPGAAAVSAPSRTLGRLLQRAGFATLTVTRDPLGGAAVLARRPSVRGDDVAIVGYGSGASTVLATIVERYALAVAHRPVFRSAVAFAPVCARRYGDWIGRSLAGQAGRGSTGAPHQGDVARSGLYRTATPLLIVGGQAQCRELARDSYMHEYFVRYASDDASAGVQSFLAQNAQYTDVSFPSTQPGTTLTGELTRPAGSASVPTIIISPGTAGIEGFSFWERPWARRLRDLGYASLIVDSYLSRGSAWKNHWRIDARATRARDLLDARAYLAAQPFVAASSIGLLGRSSGGTTIFAAIVQDANAPASPPPFGLESPPPFAVAVIDYGYCQLAYGDWPGGVPAPSAAIGYRTTVPVLLQVGADDTTVSAAACGALARSAHQVGTPLTLVVYPDVGHRFDAGVVETPPATVRASIQRITSFLETQLRGAR
- a CDS encoding DMT family transporter codes for the protein MTTRQTLVFRFAPMLAMVGFVLIFGYNWVVMKVGVADIPPFASAAARALIGAATLFVVMLAMRRSLRPPAWRPTVVVGLLQTTGMLALATWAVVSGPSGKAAVLVNSMPLWIPLFAWPLLGERVGARWTAIVVGVLGMALMIDPRSPTGWLSDLSGLCAAVVWAAAAVVTRQAHHDETFDPLSFTAWQVLIGSVPLIALALIVRGATPLLTTSALLSVAYNGVLATGLAFALFTYAIKRLPSSAVGAASLSVPIVGVAAAWLQLGERPSALEWSGMACVVGALYLMAHPVTLRRTRSPELALPPHV
- a CDS encoding UBP-type zinc finger domain-containing protein, coding for MKEVDPTVKPSGTGCVECLASGSWWLHLRRCTACGHIGCCDNSPNQHARKHVHESGHPIIASFEPGEDWFYDFRSDQMLPTQPLAPPLSHPADQPVPGPRGHVPHDWEARLHP